In Acinetobacter sp. WCHAc010034, a genomic segment contains:
- a CDS encoding HesA/MoeB/ThiF family protein, with translation MHLYSRQILLDGWDLDAQERLKLANVLIVGCGGIGCAAAELLARAGVGKITLIDADSIEISNLQRQIAFRQSDLGFYKSEVLAKRLQQINPHIQVSSIAAKLDESNAAQLIAGQDLVLDGCDNFSTRYLVNQVCRQRAVPLISASAIGFQGQLFMADSDGACYECLFPKEQHANESLRCADSGVLATTPNVMASLQAHHALLYLGLNLTPLKQKLLLWDGLSMKQRILGFGPDENCPVCQAR, from the coding sequence ATGCATCTCTACAGCCGCCAGATCCTGCTGGACGGCTGGGATTTAGACGCGCAGGAAAGGCTGAAACTCGCTAATGTGCTGATTGTCGGCTGCGGCGGCATCGGCTGCGCGGCTGCCGAATTGCTGGCGCGCGCTGGCGTTGGAAAAATCACGCTCATTGATGCGGACAGCATTGAAATCAGCAATCTGCAGCGCCAGATTGCCTTTCGCCAGTCCGATCTGGGCTTTTATAAATCTGAAGTTCTAGCCAAGCGCCTGCAGCAGATTAATCCGCATATTCAGGTCAGCAGCATCGCGGCTAAACTGGATGAATCCAACGCCGCGCAGCTGATTGCCGGACAGGATCTGGTGCTGGATGGCTGTGACAATTTCAGCACCCGCTATCTGGTCAATCAGGTGTGCAGGCAGCGGGCTGTGCCGCTGATCAGCGCTTCCGCGATTGGCTTTCAAGGCCAGCTTTTTATGGCGGACAGCGATGGCGCCTGCTATGAATGCCTGTTTCCGAAAGAGCAGCATGCCAATGAAAGCCTGCGCTGCGCAGACTCGGGCGTGCTGGCGACCACGCCAAATGTCATGGCCAGCCTGCAGGCGCATCATGCCTTGCTGTATTTGGGCCTAAACCTGACGCCGCTCAAGCAGAAGCTGTTGCTGTGGGATGGCCTGAGCATGAAGCAGCGAATTCTGGGCTTTGGCCCTGATGAAAATTGTCCAGTTTGTCAGGCAAGATAA